A single genomic interval of Vallitalea longa harbors:
- a CDS encoding MBL fold metallo-hydrolase produces the protein MNDWFTIEKIDKDTHIISEYRHWEESHAYLLNGTTYSLLIDTGLGIKNIYEEVIKLTDKPIIAVATHVHWDHIGGHEYFHDFYVHEDEVNWLAGEFPLTMEQVKGFVVEDCDLPEDFNIDDYKFFQGTATRVLKDNDVIDIGGRSIEVLHTPGHSPGHMCFYEKDRKYLFTGDLVYIGTLFAYFPSTDPKAYLSSIDRVAALPVNRVFPAHHNLDIKPSILQDMKKAFNELNDKDKLHHGSGTFEYNDFAIWL, from the coding sequence ATGAACGATTGGTTTACAATTGAAAAAATTGACAAAGATACCCATATAATTAGTGAGTATAGGCACTGGGAAGAATCACATGCATATCTGCTAAACGGGACAACTTATAGTTTATTGATAGATACAGGTCTTGGTATCAAGAATATCTACGAAGAAGTTATTAAATTAACAGATAAACCTATAATAGCTGTTGCTACTCACGTGCATTGGGACCATATTGGAGGGCATGAATATTTCCATGATTTCTATGTACACGAAGATGAGGTCAATTGGCTTGCAGGTGAATTTCCATTGACTATGGAACAAGTAAAAGGTTTTGTTGTTGAGGACTGCGATCTGCCAGAGGATTTTAATATTGATGATTATAAGTTTTTTCAAGGTACTGCTACAAGGGTACTAAAGGATAATGATGTAATTGACATTGGAGGACGTAGTATTGAGGTGTTACATACACCTGGACATTCACCAGGTCATATGTGTTTCTATGAAAAAGATCGTAAATATCTTTTCACTGGAGATCTGGTTTATATAGGAACATTATTCGCTTATTTTCCATCAACTGATCCGAAGGCATATCTATCATCTATAGATAGAGTTGCAGCTTTACCAGTGAATAGGGTATTTCCAGCACATCATAATCTAGATATAAAACCGTCTATTCTTCAAGATATGAAGAAAGCATTTAATGAATTGAATGATAAGGACAAATTACACCACGGAAGCGGTACTTTTGAATATAATGATTTTGCTATATGGCTATGA